One Acidobacteriota bacterium DNA window includes the following coding sequences:
- a CDS encoding YHS domain-containing protein: protein MNKNLRPIMILAALAIVLVLGVYARQQAADKAVDPVCGMTVVKANAKATFDYKGVTYYFCSTGCKEAFAKEPEKYVKAQQAKAEAPKAGEMAPMGEKMPMGMMKHETMSGCPMCGQMGPGMPMAGRMGKMHGGQGRMAHPMMAPGLGGLFMLYGDKIEMAVENTKDGAVLKISSKDPEVAKAIQVHMAEHMTMMKKMKEAQAKAPAAAAPDKECESGCAGCSTKK, encoded by the coding sequence ATGAACAAGAATCTCCGTCCGATCATGATCCTGGCCGCGCTGGCGATCGTCCTCGTCCTCGGCGTTTACGCCCGGCAGCAGGCCGCCGACAAGGCCGTCGATCCCGTCTGCGGCATGACCGTCGTCAAGGCCAACGCCAAGGCGACCTTCGACTACAAGGGCGTGACCTATTATTTCTGCAGCACGGGCTGCAAGGAAGCCTTCGCCAAGGAACCCGAGAAATACGTCAAGGCCCAGCAGGCCAAGGCCGAGGCGCCCAAGGCCGGCGAGATGGCGCCCATGGGCGAGAAGATGCCGATGGGCATGATGAAGCACGAAACCATGTCCGGCTGCCCGATGTGCGGCCAGATGGGCCCGGGGATGCCGATGGCCGGGCGCATGGGCAAGATGCACGGCGGGCAGGGCCGGATGGCTCACCCCATGATGGCCCCCGGCCTGGGCGGGCTGTTCATGCTCTACGGTGACAAGATCGAAATGGCCGTCGAGAACACCAAGGACGGCGCCGTCCTCAAGATCAGCTCCAAGGACCCCGAGGTCGCCAAGGCCATCCAGGTCCATATGGCCGAGCACATGACCATGATGAAGAAGATGAAAGAGGCGCAGGCCAAGGCCCCGGCGGCGGCGGCTCCCGACAAAGAGTGCGAGTCCGGGTGCGCCGGCTGCTCGACGAAGAAATAG
- a CDS encoding zf-HC2 domain-containing protein codes for MNDCQKCREAMIEALYDELGPPEKEAFERHLEACPECAAERAALAGTLRVMDRRGRPDPGTEFWDGYWDRLSRRMIWEATREKSRPSLAAGLGGVFARLPRWAWQAAGAAALVLVGILIGRLALGPSAGTGRATTAAGGPVIAVAGSPSPAVVRAADFVDRSKVILLGLVNYDPATEDAYAFDFDGKKAASRALLSQAPAIRKGLDGPGERRLRELVSDLEVIMMQIANLESGQDLEGVEMVKQGVDRKGLFLRIDLAKMGRGAAPAPKKSSV; via the coding sequence ATGAATGACTGTCAGAAATGCCGTGAAGCCATGATCGAGGCCCTCTACGACGAGCTTGGCCCGCCGGAAAAGGAGGCCTTCGAGCGCCATCTGGAGGCCTGCCCGGAGTGCGCCGCCGAACGCGCCGCCCTGGCCGGGACCCTCCGGGTGATGGACCGGCGCGGGCGCCCCGATCCCGGGACGGAGTTCTGGGACGGCTACTGGGACCGGCTGTCGCGGAGGATGATCTGGGAAGCGACGCGGGAAAAGAGCCGGCCGTCGCTCGCCGCCGGCCTCGGCGGCGTCTTCGCCCGCCTGCCCCGCTGGGCCTGGCAGGCGGCCGGCGCGGCCGCGCTTGTCCTCGTCGGCATCCTCATCGGCCGCCTCGCCCTCGGGCCCTCCGCCGGAACGGGCCGGGCGACCACGGCCGCGGGCGGGCCAGTGATCGCCGTCGCCGGCTCGCCGTCGCCGGCCGTTGTCCGGGCGGCGGATTTCGTCGACCGGTCCAAGGTCATTCTCCTCGGGCTGGTCAACTACGATCCGGCGACCGAGGACGCTTACGCCTTCGACTTCGACGGCAAGAAGGCCGCCTCCCGCGCCCTCCTGTCCCAGGCCCCGGCCATCCGCAAGGGCCTGGACGGGCCCGGCGAGCGGCGGCTCCGCGAGCTCGTGTCCGACCTCGAGGTCATAATGATGCAGATCGCCAACCTCGAGTCCGGGCAGGATCTCGAGGGCGTCGAGATGGTCAAGCAGGGCGTCGATCGCAAGGGCCTGTTCCTCAGGATCGACCTCGCCAAGATGGGCCGCGGCGCCGCCCCGGCCCCCAAGAAAAGCAGCGTTTGA
- a CDS encoding DNA alkylation repair protein, whose amino-acid sequence MTLKSFGPAAAAREVKRELAAKGDPVKALGAQRYFKEEVKSYSVAAAEVHALGRALYDRIKADWTVEEAMGLCDVLFDEPELEPKAVGSLVLGRFKASFPPSLFARAKNWLAADRLPGWASVDVFAPNCLGAFLERYPAYVEKIKPWAGHSNRWVRRASLVSFIKLARKAEFQPAIYEISASIFGDEDDLIHKANGWLLREAGKADPARLEKFLRAHGPAIPRTTLRYAIERFPEAKRQAVLLDTKRK is encoded by the coding sequence ATGACGCTGAAGAGCTTCGGCCCCGCGGCGGCGGCCCGGGAGGTCAAGCGGGAGCTGGCCGCCAAGGGGGACCCGGTCAAGGCGCTGGGCGCCCAGCGCTACTTCAAGGAAGAGGTCAAGTCCTACAGCGTGGCCGCGGCCGAGGTCCATGCCCTGGGACGGGCCCTCTATGACCGGATCAAGGCGGATTGGACGGTCGAGGAGGCCATGGGCCTCTGCGACGTCCTTTTCGACGAGCCGGAGCTCGAGCCCAAGGCCGTCGGGTCCCTGGTCCTCGGCCGCTTCAAGGCGTCGTTCCCGCCCTCGTTATTCGCCAGGGCCAAGAACTGGCTGGCGGCCGACCGGCTGCCTGGCTGGGCCTCGGTCGACGTCTTCGCCCCCAATTGCCTGGGCGCGTTTCTCGAGCGCTACCCGGCCTATGTCGAGAAGATCAAGCCCTGGGCCGGCCATTCGAACCGCTGGGTCCGGCGGGCCTCGCTCGTCTCCTTCATCAAGCTGGCCCGGAAGGCCGAGTTCCAGCCGGCGATCTACGAGATCTCGGCCTCGATCTTTGGGGACGAGGACGACCTGATCCACAAGGCCAACGGCTGGCTCCTTCGCGAGGCTGGCAAGGCCGACCCGGCCCGGCTGGAGAAGTTCCTCCGGGCTCACGGTCCGGCCATCCCGCGGACGACCCTGCGCTACGCCATCGAGCGCTTTCCGGAAGCCAAGCGCCAGGCCGTTTTGCTGGATACCAAGCGGAAATGA
- a CDS encoding sigma-70 family RNA polymerase sigma factor translates to MDEDAIIEGLARGDQRAFRELVELYKKKVFYLALDMAGSPVDAEDISQEVFLKVFRSFSTFRRGAKLGSWLYRITYNASIDHLRRKGSTPEPVGDDVLEALSRVEAGLPPRGAADPESALEASQVQERVARALDKISPQEKAVFVLRHYEDLKLKDIAAALDLSTGSVKSYLFRAVRKLQKELGPPALVSGTESSNE, encoded by the coding sequence ATGGACGAAGACGCGATCATCGAAGGGCTGGCCCGGGGCGACCAGAGGGCCTTCCGCGAGCTCGTCGAGCTCTATAAGAAAAAGGTATTTTACCTGGCCCTGGACATGGCCGGGAGCCCCGTCGACGCCGAGGACATCTCCCAGGAGGTCTTCCTCAAGGTTTTTCGTTCCTTCTCGACCTTCCGCAGGGGCGCCAAGCTCGGCTCCTGGCTCTACCGGATCACCTACAACGCCTCGATTGACCACCTCCGCCGCAAGGGCTCCACGCCCGAGCCGGTGGGGGATGACGTCCTCGAGGCCCTGAGCCGGGTCGAAGCCGGCTTGCCTCCGCGCGGCGCGGCCGACCCGGAATCGGCCCTCGAAGCGAGCCAGGTCCAGGAGCGGGTCGCCCGGGCCCTGGACAAGATCTCCCCGCAGGAAAAGGCGGTGTTCGTGCTTCGCCATTACGAGGACCTGAAGCTCAAGGACATCGCCGCCGCGCTCGACCTGTCCACCGGCTCGGTCAAGAGCTATCTCTTCCGGGCCGTCCGCAAGCTCCAGAAGGAGCTGGGGCCGCCGGCCCTCGTCTCCGGCACGGAGAGCTCCAATGAATGA
- a CDS encoding HEAT repeat domain-containing protein — translation MKIRNKLFLTAIMGLALTAGLARAAILPVEDPQEKDAVAYKQAYALVLEEKWSAAKTAMDELARQFPKSAWVDDARFWSCYSQEKLGQAAEASFRCYEKFVKDYPNSDWADDAKSNMIRLAQGLAKAGKQEYETIIKSFQAGDEEDIRMTALFALQDIGDADALKTVLGIYDKAASVKLKNQIVFMLADMSSPEALAKLRDIALHEPAEEVRRSALFAIGDRGGAEAAKTLKDIVASDAPVDLRRNALFALADTDDPGLAALYAKVAQTDPDKEMARGACFALADIKGPEAAEALRQILKGAKDREVRQAALFALADREDAQSLPLLKDILLNETDKDMVRTALFQVAEIDSPEALDVLKQVLASAKDDDLKRTALMAVAEHHDPAVKDLLLETALASTDDDIAQMAVFALAETEGGAGQENLLKIMKNAKSPKARRAALMAGSGEEGGASVSMLIEVVKNEPDPELKLQAVLSLGETKSDEAVPALLEAAKGKDAKVARAAVMALGEIGTPKAKAALLEILEKKSDAPSL, via the coding sequence ATGAAAATCCGCAACAAGCTCTTCCTGACCGCGATCATGGGGCTGGCCCTGACGGCTGGCCTGGCCCGCGCCGCCATCCTGCCCGTCGAGGACCCGCAGGAGAAGGACGCGGTCGCCTATAAGCAGGCCTATGCCCTCGTTCTCGAGGAGAAATGGTCCGCCGCCAAGACGGCCATGGACGAGCTGGCGCGCCAGTTCCCCAAGAGCGCCTGGGTCGATGACGCCCGCTTCTGGTCCTGCTACAGCCAGGAGAAGCTCGGCCAGGCGGCCGAGGCTTCGTTCAGGTGCTACGAGAAGTTCGTCAAGGATTATCCCAACAGCGACTGGGCCGACGACGCCAAGTCCAACATGATCCGCCTGGCCCAGGGCCTGGCCAAGGCCGGCAAGCAGGAATACGAAACGATCATCAAATCCTTCCAGGCCGGGGACGAAGAGGATATCCGGATGACGGCCCTGTTCGCCCTGCAGGACATCGGCGACGCCGACGCGCTCAAGACCGTGCTCGGCATCTACGACAAGGCCGCGAGCGTCAAGCTCAAGAACCAGATCGTCTTCATGCTCGCCGACATGAGCTCTCCCGAAGCGCTGGCCAAGCTCCGGGACATCGCCCTGCACGAACCCGCGGAAGAGGTCCGCCGGTCGGCGCTCTTCGCCATCGGCGACCGCGGCGGGGCCGAGGCGGCCAAGACCCTCAAGGACATCGTCGCCTCCGACGCCCCGGTCGACCTCAGGCGCAACGCCCTGTTCGCCCTGGCCGACACCGACGATCCGGGCCTCGCCGCCCTGTACGCCAAGGTCGCCCAGACGGACCCCGACAAGGAGATGGCCCGGGGCGCCTGCTTCGCCCTCGCGGACATCAAGGGGCCCGAGGCAGCGGAAGCGCTGCGCCAGATCCTCAAGGGCGCCAAAGACCGGGAGGTCCGGCAGGCGGCCCTGTTCGCCCTGGCGGACCGCGAGGACGCCCAGTCGCTGCCGCTGCTCAAGGACATCTTGCTCAACGAGACCGACAAGGACATGGTCCGGACGGCCCTCTTCCAGGTCGCCGAGATCGACAGCCCCGAGGCCCTGGACGTCCTGAAGCAAGTGCTGGCCTCGGCCAAGGATGACGACCTCAAGCGGACCGCCCTGATGGCGGTCGCCGAGCACCACGACCCGGCGGTCAAGGACCTGCTGCTCGAGACCGCCCTGGCGAGCACGGACGACGATATAGCCCAGATGGCCGTCTTCGCCCTGGCCGAGACCGAAGGCGGGGCCGGGCAGGAGAATCTGCTCAAGATCATGAAGAACGCCAAGTCCCCTAAAGCGCGGCGGGCCGCCTTGATGGCCGGCTCCGGGGAGGAGGGGGGCGCCTCCGTCTCCATGCTCATCGAGGTCGTCAAGAACGAGCCGGACCCCGAGCTCAAGCTGCAGGCCGTGCTCTCCCTGGGCGAGACCAAGAGCGACGAGGCCGTCCCGGCCCTGCTCGAAGCGGCCAAAGGCAAGGACGCCAAGGTGGCCCGGGCCGCGGTCATGGCCCTCGGGGAAATCGGCACGCCCAAGGCCAAGGCGGCCCTGCTCGAGATCCTCGAGAAGAAGTCGGACGCCCCGTCCCTTTGA
- a CDS encoding DUF6807 family protein, giving the protein MIVRRPFKALPRVWIVVFAVALAAVALLFLLMKAARTPASRMSFVEENEPPVPGRPSLPPHAPDPGGLPSGALTVLDGGRRVLTYVYGDKLAPGIDPRYVRSGYIHPLYSLDGQVLTEDFPRDHFHHHGLFWAWPKVEVRGARTSSWEPAQPSLRQRFVKWVERSVAGDGARLVVQNTWKLGETEDVAEETVTIIVHGATRYGRAIDVEIALRPVGGPIVLRGAPEDNKGYSGLCFRGRAIEGLDAPIFKGAAMTTDQGPLAADSTGQPFRWADLSAPGDRGIAIFVSPRHPGFPLPWLVRNSYAGILNPCWPGLTGTSLAADVPVCLRYRVYVHRGDARSGRVAEAYAAYAAAEKK; this is encoded by the coding sequence ATGATCGTTCGTCGCCCTTTTAAGGCCCTGCCGCGCGTCTGGATCGTCGTTTTCGCCGTTGCCCTCGCCGCCGTCGCCCTGCTGTTCCTTCTGATGAAAGCCGCCCGCACCCCGGCGTCCCGGATGAGCTTCGTCGAAGAGAACGAGCCGCCCGTCCCCGGACGGCCGTCGCTCCCTCCCCACGCCCCGGATCCCGGAGGCCTTCCTTCCGGCGCCCTGACGGTCCTCGACGGCGGGCGAAGGGTCCTGACCTACGTCTATGGCGACAAGCTGGCGCCCGGCATCGACCCCCGCTATGTCAGGTCCGGCTATATTCATCCTCTTTACTCGCTCGACGGCCAGGTCCTGACGGAGGACTTCCCCCGCGATCACTTCCACCACCACGGCCTCTTCTGGGCCTGGCCCAAGGTCGAGGTCCGCGGCGCCAGGACCTCGAGCTGGGAGCCCGCCCAGCCGTCCCTGCGCCAGCGCTTCGTCAAATGGGTCGAGCGCAGTGTCGCCGGCGACGGCGCGCGCCTGGTCGTCCAGAACACCTGGAAGCTCGGCGAAACCGAGGACGTGGCCGAGGAAACGGTAACGATCATCGTCCACGGCGCCACGCGCTACGGCCGGGCCATCGACGTCGAGATAGCCCTCCGCCCTGTCGGCGGACCGATCGTCCTCCGGGGCGCCCCCGAGGATAACAAGGGCTACAGCGGCCTCTGCTTCCGCGGGCGGGCGATCGAGGGCCTCGACGCGCCCATTTTCAAGGGCGCCGCGATGACGACCGACCAGGGCCCGCTGGCCGCGGATTCGACCGGCCAGCCCTTCCGGTGGGCGGACCTGTCCGCGCCCGGCGACCGCGGCATCGCCATCTTCGTCTCGCCCCGCCATCCGGGCTTCCCCTTGCCCTGGCTTGTCCGCAACAGCTATGCTGGCATCCTCAACCCGTGCTGGCCGGGCCTGACCGGGACCTCGCTGGCGGCCGATGTCCCCGTTTGCCTCAGGTACCGCGTCTATGTCCACCGCGGCGACGCCCGGTCCGGGCGGGTCGCGGAGGCCTACGCCGCTTACGCCGCGGCCGAGAAGAAATAG
- a CDS encoding Gfo/Idh/MocA family oxidoreductase — protein MNRRSFIKAAAVAAAAPAIVPSSVFARPAPSDIIQFGCIGVGRQGQGDMQELIYRGLETGARVVAVCDIDAHRLQDAQWLAERIYTVETGKDASGSVKVYRDFRQMLLRKDIDGVLIVTPDFWHAAHAVAAAEAGKDIYVEKPLTYTIAEGRKLVSVVARRNRILQVGSQQRSDIHFLMACEIVRNGRIGALKTIRASIPEDQGQGDPRPVPVPPNLNYDFWMGPTAAAPFSEDRVHPQLSYDRPGWLQIERYCLGMITGWGSHMMDIAQWGHGSDLWGPVSVEARGEFPDRGLFDVHTKFKAEAVYADGVRLLMETGDPAGVRFEGDQGWVFVQRGGIKASDPAILKWKPGQGEVKLVQSGNHMKNFLEAVRTRRAPAAPAEVGHRSNSVCVMTHIAMKLGRKLAWNPAAEKFVGDAEANRWLDYPHRRPWVV, from the coding sequence ATGAACCGCAGGAGCTTCATCAAGGCCGCGGCCGTGGCGGCGGCGGCCCCGGCCATCGTCCCCTCGTCCGTTTTCGCCCGGCCCGCCCCGAGCGACATCATCCAGTTCGGCTGCATCGGCGTCGGCCGCCAGGGCCAGGGCGACATGCAGGAGCTCATCTACCGCGGGCTCGAGACAGGTGCCCGGGTCGTGGCCGTCTGCGACATCGACGCGCACCGGCTCCAGGACGCCCAGTGGCTGGCCGAGCGGATCTACACGGTCGAAACGGGCAAGGACGCGTCCGGGAGCGTCAAGGTCTATCGCGATTTTCGCCAGATGCTGCTTCGCAAGGACATCGACGGCGTCCTCATCGTAACGCCGGATTTCTGGCACGCGGCCCACGCCGTGGCCGCCGCCGAGGCCGGCAAGGACATCTATGTCGAGAAGCCGCTGACCTATACCATCGCCGAAGGGCGCAAGCTGGTCTCGGTCGTGGCCAGGCGGAACCGCATTCTCCAGGTCGGCTCGCAGCAGCGCTCCGACATCCACTTCCTCATGGCCTGCGAGATCGTCCGCAACGGCCGGATCGGAGCTCTCAAGACCATCCGCGCCTCGATCCCCGAGGACCAGGGCCAGGGCGATCCCCGGCCCGTGCCCGTGCCGCCGAACCTGAACTACGACTTCTGGATGGGCCCGACGGCGGCGGCCCCGTTCAGCGAGGACCGGGTCCATCCCCAGCTGAGCTATGACCGGCCCGGCTGGCTCCAGATCGAGCGTTACTGCCTGGGCATGATCACCGGCTGGGGCTCGCACATGATGGACATCGCCCAGTGGGGCCACGGCAGCGACCTCTGGGGCCCCGTCAGCGTCGAGGCCAGGGGCGAATTCCCCGACCGCGGCCTGTTCGACGTCCACACGAAATTCAAGGCCGAGGCCGTCTACGCCGACGGCGTCCGGCTGCTCATGGAGACGGGCGATCCGGCCGGAGTCCGCTTCGAAGGCGACCAGGGCTGGGTCTTCGTCCAGCGCGGCGGAATCAAGGCCTCCGATCCGGCCATCCTCAAATGGAAGCCCGGCCAGGGCGAGGTCAAGCTCGTCCAGAGCGGCAACCACATGAAGAACTTCCTCGAGGCCGTGCGCACGCGCCGGGCCCCGGCCGCGCCGGCCGAGGTCGGCCACCGCTCCAACTCGGTCTGCGTCATGACCCACATCGCCATGAAGCTCGGCCGCAAGCTCGCCTGGAACCCGGCCGCCGAGAAGTTCGTGGGTGACGCCGAGGCGAACCGCTGGCTCGATTATCCGCACCGCCGGCCATGGGTCGTCTGA
- a CDS encoding divalent metal cation transporter: MNEKHEPLPAAASGPAAGEPSVALRRGLPMVGARDPEALAREKAQLREIAGRRGFWRRAKGYWSLSGPGWVQSALTLGAGSAGSSIFAGAVYGYDLLWVQPVAMFLGVVVFAAIGHQALVTQARPYDVFRKTLHPALAFAWGGVVLLASIIWQFPQYALATSVGRDIFEVAGLDVPRLPIALALLAAGTALCWSYGQGSRRAVRLFERVLKYLVLLMSFFFIIVVLKTGVDLKALLRGLFGFHVPHDREGLTIVLGALGAAVGVNMTFLYPYTLLARGWGREHRGLKNFDLVVSMFAPFVLTTSLVVIACANTLHVQGIRVREAVDAAHALAPVAGVAAGRIIFSLGILGMCFTTLAIEMVICGFVLSEMLGFEPAGWRYRAATMVANVGILGAFYPMPFWLPVAASSTALVMMPIAYVCFFVLQNKRSYLGEDMPRGLKRAVWNVLLVLAILVVVAAAVVKILSLF, encoded by the coding sequence ATGAACGAGAAGCACGAACCGCTCCCCGCCGCCGCCTCAGGCCCCGCCGCCGGCGAGCCTTCAGTCGCCCTCCGCCGCGGCCTGCCCATGGTCGGGGCCCGAGACCCTGAAGCCCTGGCCCGTGAAAAGGCCCAGCTGCGCGAGATCGCCGGCCGCCGCGGCTTCTGGCGGCGGGCCAAGGGCTACTGGTCGCTCTCCGGTCCGGGCTGGGTCCAGAGCGCACTGACCCTCGGCGCCGGCTCGGCCGGCTCCTCGATCTTCGCCGGGGCCGTCTACGGCTACGACCTGCTCTGGGTCCAGCCGGTGGCGATGTTCCTCGGCGTCGTCGTTTTCGCGGCCATCGGCCACCAGGCTCTCGTGACCCAGGCCCGGCCGTACGACGTCTTCCGCAAGACGCTCCACCCGGCCCTGGCCTTCGCCTGGGGAGGGGTCGTCCTCCTGGCTTCGATCATCTGGCAGTTCCCGCAGTACGCACTGGCCACGAGCGTCGGCCGCGACATTTTCGAGGTGGCCGGGCTCGACGTGCCGCGCCTGCCGATCGCCCTGGCCCTCCTCGCCGCCGGCACGGCGCTGTGCTGGAGCTACGGCCAGGGCAGCCGGCGGGCCGTGCGCCTGTTCGAGCGCGTCCTGAAGTACCTGGTCCTGCTGATGTCGTTTTTCTTCATCATCGTCGTCCTCAAGACGGGCGTCGATCTCAAGGCCCTTCTGCGCGGCCTGTTCGGCTTCCATGTCCCGCATGACCGGGAAGGCCTGACCATCGTCCTCGGCGCCCTCGGCGCGGCCGTGGGCGTCAACATGACCTTCCTCTATCCCTACACGCTCCTGGCCCGCGGCTGGGGCCGGGAGCACCGCGGCCTGAAGAACTTCGACCTCGTCGTCTCCATGTTCGCGCCCTTCGTCTTGACCACCAGCCTGGTCGTCATCGCCTGCGCCAACACCCTTCATGTCCAGGGGATCCGGGTGCGCGAGGCCGTCGACGCGGCCCACGCCCTGGCTCCCGTGGCCGGCGTCGCCGCCGGCCGGATCATCTTCTCGCTCGGCATCCTGGGCATGTGCTTCACGACGCTGGCCATCGAGATGGTCATCTGCGGCTTCGTCCTGAGCGAGATGCTGGGCTTCGAGCCGGCCGGCTGGCGCTACCGGGCCGCCACGATGGTCGCCAACGTCGGCATCCTCGGCGCTTTCTATCCGATGCCGTTCTGGCTGCCGGTCGCGGCCTCGTCCACGGCCCTGGTCATGATGCCCATCGCCTACGTCTGCTTCTTCGTCCTGCAGAACAAGCGCAGCTACCTCGGCGAGGACATGCCCCGGGGCCTCAAACGGGCCGTCTGGAACGTCCTCCTCGTCCTGGCCATCCTCGTGGTCGTAGCCGCGGCGGTGGTCAAGATCCTGTCGCTCTTCTAG
- a CDS encoding HEAT repeat domain-containing protein — protein MRKAGFVGILLAALIAAAWLSASGGAGAAGDDRQRPPERVYDRSAEAGTLAARLDRALADAAKPEAGRAFWIGYSVERLTGENSHTGSWRDGRDRGPSVADILAGRTGAAAGRGSAGSVREAAVVALDRIDRPSRPEKKVLKELGIFLRYKGGKAPALAEVSLSDLDLGFDFEGAPLYWLGKAADDRSLALIEGLYGRNTDGEVRKALIAAAGCHGAPRIVLPFLEKILAGNDPDDLRKDAAFWIGEQDDDAGLKLLARTARADRSEEVREGAVFGISQIDRPAAVDEMISLARGAEKHDVRKQAVFWLGQMAAKRSGETLEKIAFEDADLEIQEQAIFALSELPGGQGLDVLIRLARTHPDPRLRRKAVFWLGESDDPRAREALIAIVKGK, from the coding sequence ATGCGCAAGGCCGGGTTCGTCGGGATCCTGCTCGCGGCCCTTATTGCGGCGGCCTGGCTGTCCGCGTCGGGCGGCGCCGGCGCGGCCGGCGACGACAGGCAGCGGCCGCCTGAACGGGTCTACGACCGGTCGGCCGAGGCCGGAACCCTGGCCGCCAGGCTCGACCGGGCCTTGGCCGACGCGGCCAAGCCCGAGGCCGGCCGCGCTTTCTGGATCGGCTATTCGGTCGAGCGGCTGACCGGAGAGAATTCCCATACCGGCTCCTGGCGAGACGGGCGGGACCGGGGGCCTTCCGTCGCCGACATCCTGGCCGGCCGGACTGGCGCCGCGGCCGGCCGGGGGAGCGCCGGGTCGGTCCGCGAAGCCGCGGTTGTCGCCCTGGACCGGATCGACCGGCCGTCCCGGCCGGAAAAGAAGGTCCTCAAGGAACTTGGCATCTTCCTTCGCTACAAGGGGGGGAAGGCGCCGGCCCTGGCCGAGGTCAGTCTCAGCGACCTCGACCTCGGTTTCGATTTCGAGGGGGCGCCGCTCTACTGGCTTGGCAAAGCGGCCGATGACCGGAGCCTGGCCCTGATCGAGGGCCTCTATGGCCGCAATACGGACGGGGAGGTCCGCAAGGCCCTGATCGCCGCGGCCGGCTGCCACGGGGCGCCCAGGATCGTCCTGCCCTTCCTCGAAAAGATCCTCGCCGGGAACGATCCCGACGATCTGCGCAAGGACGCGGCCTTCTGGATCGGCGAGCAGGACGACGACGCCGGATTGAAGCTCCTGGCGAGGACGGCCCGGGCCGACCGGTCCGAGGAGGTCCGCGAAGGGGCCGTTTTCGGCATCAGCCAGATCGACCGGCCCGCCGCCGTTGACGAGATGATCTCCCTGGCCCGGGGCGCCGAAAAGCACGACGTGCGCAAGCAGGCCGTCTTCTGGCTCGGCCAGATGGCCGCGAAGAGATCGGGCGAGACCCTCGAAAAGATCGCCTTCGAGGACGCCGACCTCGAGATCCAGGAACAGGCGATCTTTGCCCTGTCGGAGCTCCCCGGCGGCCAGGGGCTGGATGTCCTGATCCGCCTGGCCCGGACCCACCCCGACCCGCGCCTCCGCAGGAAAGCGGTCTTCTGGCTCGGCGAGTCCGACGATCCGAGGGCCCGCGAGGCCCTCATTGCCATCGTCAAGGGCAAGTAG
- the hemW gene encoding radical SAM family heme chaperone HemW, with the protein MKAGLYIHFPFCLAKCPYCHFYSVPWNAAGRRTWREGLEKEADTASAAVAGLRFDTLYIGGGTPSLLGEDQVSAIRDLALAHFPLKIGEFTLEANPVAGGTGLARGWRRAGVTRLSIGVQSFDDGVLRALGRPYAAAEALRFCRAARQAGFDSLAVDLMIGVPGETPEAVDRTLEALIGLAPDHVSAYFLENVEGLPIAEDLARRPVDEDAAVDSYERVREALEKAGLARYEISNFAKPGHECRHNLKYWRYEPFLGLGPSASSHLQGFRWTNLASLDGWSEALTSGESARAEVVELTPAAAAREALVFGLRLVRGVDAAEVQERTGVSVFSLYAREIDELASEGLLVQAGSRLWIPADKLLVSNAILSRFI; encoded by the coding sequence TTGAAAGCCGGATTGTATATCCATTTTCCCTTCTGCCTGGCCAAATGCCCCTATTGTCATTTCTATAGCGTGCCCTGGAACGCGGCCGGACGCCGGACCTGGCGCGAAGGCCTCGAAAAGGAGGCGGACACGGCCTCGGCGGCCGTCGCCGGTCTGCGCTTCGACACCCTATATATCGGCGGCGGGACGCCCTCGCTTCTTGGCGAGGACCAGGTGAGTGCCATCCGGGACCTCGCCCTGGCCCATTTCCCCCTGAAGATCGGCGAATTCACGCTCGAAGCCAACCCCGTCGCCGGCGGGACCGGCCTGGCGCGGGGATGGCGGCGGGCGGGCGTCACCCGGCTGAGCATCGGCGTCCAGTCCTTCGACGACGGCGTGCTGCGCGCCCTCGGCCGGCCTTATGCGGCGGCCGAGGCGCTGCGCTTCTGCCGCGCCGCTAGGCAGGCGGGGTTCGACTCGCTCGCCGTCGACCTCATGATCGGCGTCCCCGGCGAGACGCCCGAGGCCGTCGATCGCACGCTCGAGGCCCTCATCGGGCTGGCGCCGGACCATGTCTCCGCGTATTTCCTGGAGAACGTGGAAGGGCTGCCGATCGCCGAGGACCTGGCCCGCCGCCCGGTCGACGAGGACGCCGCCGTCGATTCCTACGAGAGGGTCCGGGAGGCCCTGGAGAAGGCCGGCCTGGCCCGCTACGAGATCTCGAATTTCGCCAAGCCGGGCCACGAGTGCCGGCACAATCTCAAGTACTGGCGCTACGAGCCGTTCCTGGGCCTGGGCCCGTCCGCGTCGTCCCATCTCCAGGGCTTCCGCTGGACCAACCTGGCCTCCCTGGATGGCTGGTCCGAAGCTCTGACAAGCGGGGAGTCGGCCCGGGCCGAGGTCGTCGAGCTCACCCCGGCCGCTGCCGCCCGTGAGGCGCTGGTTTTCGGGCTGAGGCTCGTCCGCGGCGTGGACGCCGCCGAGGTCCAGGAGCGGACCGGGGTCAGCGTCTTCTCGCTCTATGCCCGGGAGATCGATGAATTGGCCTCGGAGGGCCTGCTCGTACAGGCCGGCTCGCGCCTCTGGATCCCGGCCGACAAGCTCCTCGTCTCCAACGCCATCCTGTCCCGCTTCATTTAA